In one Nocardioides luteus genomic region, the following are encoded:
- a CDS encoding biotin/lipoyl-binding carrier protein, translating into MSRRTPTTIAAEMVANVMSVGVQPGDEVAVGDTVVLLESMKMEIPVLAEAPGTVVAVKVAAGDVVQEGDVLVELSA; encoded by the coding sequence ATGAGCCGCAGAACCCCCACCACGATCGCCGCCGAGATGGTCGCCAACGTCATGAGTGTCGGCGTGCAGCCCGGAGACGAGGTCGCCGTCGGGGACACCGTCGTGCTCCTGGAGTCCATGAAGATGGAGATCCCGGTCCTCGCCGAGGCGCCGGGCACCGTGGTGGCGGTCAAGGTGGCCGCCGGGGATGTCGTCCAGGAGGGTGACGTTCTCGTCGAGTTGAGCGCCTGA
- a CDS encoding LuxR family transcriptional regulator, with protein MTDEGRTPRTRALLEAKGIELFELIADRGGIPAGDARITQGGEFADALATLAELGLVRKSGDDESSWVPVDPATVQAQIVAPMTQEGIRLLQESAEWANNFTALRNAWRRSAPDDERGPFTYVHRPAIQPFVDSLASECEFEALTAQPQNRRAGGDALAETIAKEQAMIKRGVTMRTLYQHAARRSSETREYVSAIAAAGGEVRTLDEFFNRMLIFDRRIAVIPSPDGVDVAVAVREPSVVAYLVDVFERAWERGRPFGNGDPSTLKDIASEQRSMTLRMLIEGHSDPAASKRLGVSPRTYAGYVADLKEEYGVDTRFQLGYEIGRSGSSALDD; from the coding sequence GTGACCGACGAGGGACGCACGCCCAGGACGCGTGCACTGCTCGAGGCGAAGGGCATCGAGCTCTTCGAGCTCATCGCAGACAGAGGCGGGATCCCAGCTGGTGATGCGCGAATCACCCAAGGTGGTGAGTTCGCCGACGCGCTGGCCACGTTGGCTGAGCTCGGCCTCGTTCGCAAGTCCGGCGATGACGAGTCCAGCTGGGTGCCCGTCGACCCGGCAACCGTGCAGGCCCAGATCGTCGCTCCTATGACCCAGGAGGGCATTCGCCTGCTCCAGGAGTCTGCCGAATGGGCGAACAACTTCACGGCCCTGCGAAACGCTTGGCGACGGTCGGCCCCTGACGACGAACGGGGCCCGTTCACCTACGTTCATCGCCCGGCAATCCAGCCGTTCGTCGACTCGCTCGCTTCCGAATGTGAGTTCGAGGCGCTCACCGCTCAACCTCAGAACAGGAGGGCCGGCGGGGACGCTCTTGCGGAAACGATCGCCAAAGAGCAAGCGATGATCAAACGCGGGGTCACCATGCGAACGCTCTACCAGCACGCGGCAAGACGCAGCAGCGAGACGCGGGAGTACGTCTCCGCGATCGCGGCGGCGGGCGGCGAGGTCCGCACGCTCGACGAGTTCTTCAACCGCATGCTGATCTTTGACCGCCGGATCGCCGTCATTCCCAGCCCGGACGGCGTCGATGTGGCGGTCGCCGTTCGCGAACCGTCCGTCGTCGCGTACCTGGTCGATGTCTTCGAGCGAGCCTGGGAACGAGGGCGCCCCTTTGGCAATGGCGACCCCTCCACACTGAAGGACATCGCGAGCGAGCAGCGATCGATGACCCTCAGGATGTTGATCGAGGGCCACTCAGACCCAGCTGCGTCCAAGCGGCTGGGCGTCAGCCCCAGGACGTACGCCGGCTACGTCGCCGACCTCAAAGAAGAGTACGGCGTCGATACACGCTTCCAACTCGGCTACGAGATCGGGCGAAGCGGGTCGAGCGCGCTCGACGACTGA
- a CDS encoding LamG-like jellyroll fold domain-containing protein, whose product MKVRRACDVVLPLTFALLMTAGICVLPPVVIPAAGLSTIVPPAPPERLLTEAEAVAQAQETGEPTVVDTLTTPTQIVRAVPEKGLVAEISPGPVRVHESDGWHEVDASLAPDGAGRLAPVTAPAEFTITADGTGPLAELAGPSGEQIALFWPAEYGDLTAPRVDGNLATFAGVWGGQVDLVVGASVAGFQTYLVLHDRAAAELPQVADFHFDLTASGVDIADDGEGGLEATNGTGEVVFASRHPEQWDAGDMAEPSGSAAKSSASEPGQASDATDPPTAEEIRRLVERPDGARSAAMTMTLEPESTTTESQQAVTEGKADSGQTAAELHVRSDKSMLLAEETQFPTVLDPNLTRADLGAEWGMYWSTGEHWYGDVALGRAGYDGWSSAPKRARSFYKFDIESLQGTEIQEATFLHMQFHSPEHECNTTGAGIEVWTVEAFDSGTRWPGPGKVGYQSTNYKARGHEDYCSTNYENEWDVKKGLVSDLSNGYDRMRLGMFAKDETNKYSWRHYGASDGAYPKLLVTYNRAPNVPAGRFTGNTSTDDAVLYNDKYYVRVRQPVLLAVTTDPDGNQVQQRFVVRNSAGSIVVDRRNAFHPSGTKSGITLTENLPDGTYSWWVYGIDSYGFQGPASSWLTMVIDNVKPDPPVVEAPKVGSYGQGVTISMDSPSSDVRYYRYGFLTSATPSSKEASPLSEKVSVTRTGHMGPDWITATAADVAGNVSTAKQLKFKVMGASTSHQWHLDGNGADQAPTVQQPTTLALSGAPTWVNGHDRDYDPVGSGATVWAANDKALSLNGSSQYAKTSGENANVTNPDKGFAISAWVKLDPAAADTGAFTVASLGLSDTSAKKVALEYRYQRWNFAVRTGSASSNSWVSVTGPTGSIGRYAGKWVHLIGVYEKVPSQLRLYIDGIEAAAPVAVQAATGDVPTIDQPSTETLMPVWVGAGAGSTPDSYFKGVIDEVRVYSGPLDPTGAYLVAHEVRKTP is encoded by the coding sequence TTGAAGGTTCGCCGCGCTTGCGATGTCGTGCTGCCGCTCACGTTCGCACTGTTGATGACGGCTGGGATCTGCGTGTTGCCGCCGGTGGTTATCCCGGCCGCGGGTCTGTCGACGATCGTGCCGCCCGCGCCTCCGGAGCGGTTGTTGACCGAGGCCGAGGCGGTTGCGCAGGCCCAGGAGACCGGTGAGCCGACGGTCGTGGACACGTTGACCACGCCCACTCAGATTGTGCGTGCGGTGCCGGAGAAGGGGCTGGTTGCCGAGATCAGCCCGGGTCCGGTGAGGGTTCATGAGAGTGATGGGTGGCATGAGGTCGATGCGTCTCTCGCGCCGGATGGTGCTGGTCGGCTGGCGCCGGTGACGGCTCCGGCCGAGTTCACGATCACCGCCGATGGGACGGGTCCGCTCGCGGAGCTTGCGGGTCCTAGCGGTGAGCAGATCGCGCTGTTCTGGCCTGCCGAGTATGGGGATCTTACGGCGCCGAGGGTGGACGGGAATCTGGCGACGTTTGCCGGCGTGTGGGGTGGTCAGGTCGATCTGGTGGTCGGCGCGAGTGTTGCTGGATTCCAGACATACCTGGTGCTGCACGACCGCGCTGCGGCTGAGTTGCCGCAGGTGGCCGACTTCCACTTCGACCTCACCGCATCCGGTGTTGACATCGCCGATGACGGGGAGGGTGGTCTGGAGGCGACCAACGGCACCGGCGAGGTCGTCTTCGCCTCTCGTCATCCAGAGCAATGGGATGCCGGGGATATGGCCGAGCCCTCTGGATCGGCGGCGAAGAGCTCGGCCTCCGAGCCCGGTCAGGCCTCTGATGCAACGGACCCGCCTACCGCGGAGGAGATCCGGCGTCTGGTGGAGCGTCCCGACGGTGCACGGTCTGCCGCGATGACCATGACGCTCGAGCCTGAGTCGACCACGACGGAGTCGCAGCAGGCCGTGACGGAGGGCAAAGCGGACAGCGGCCAAACCGCTGCTGAGCTGCATGTGCGCTCGGACAAGTCGATGTTGTTGGCGGAGGAGACCCAGTTCCCTACCGTTCTCGACCCCAACCTGACGCGCGCAGACCTGGGCGCCGAGTGGGGGATGTACTGGTCAACTGGCGAGCACTGGTATGGGGACGTGGCGCTGGGCCGCGCCGGGTACGACGGATGGTCCTCAGCGCCGAAGCGAGCGCGATCGTTCTACAAGTTCGACATCGAGAGCCTGCAGGGAACCGAGATCCAGGAAGCGACCTTCCTGCACATGCAGTTCCACTCTCCTGAGCACGAGTGCAACACCACGGGTGCCGGGATCGAGGTCTGGACGGTGGAGGCGTTCGACTCTGGGACGCGGTGGCCCGGTCCGGGGAAGGTCGGCTACCAGTCGACCAACTACAAGGCTCGCGGTCATGAGGACTACTGCTCGACGAACTACGAGAACGAGTGGGACGTCAAGAAGGGTCTGGTCTCGGACCTGAGCAATGGCTATGACCGGATGCGGCTGGGCATGTTCGCCAAGGACGAGACCAACAAGTACTCCTGGCGTCACTACGGTGCCTCTGATGGCGCGTACCCGAAGCTGCTGGTGACCTACAACCGGGCACCGAACGTCCCGGCCGGGCGGTTCACGGGGAACACCTCCACCGATGACGCGGTCCTGTACAACGACAAGTACTACGTGCGGGTACGGCAGCCGGTGCTGCTGGCGGTGACGACGGACCCTGACGGGAATCAGGTTCAACAGAGGTTCGTAGTGAGGAACTCCGCGGGATCGATCGTCGTGGACCGCCGGAACGCGTTCCATCCTTCTGGGACCAAGTCGGGAATCACACTGACCGAGAACTTGCCTGACGGCACCTATTCCTGGTGGGTCTACGGGATCGATTCGTATGGATTCCAGGGGCCGGCTTCGTCGTGGTTGACGATGGTGATCGATAACGTCAAGCCCGATCCGCCGGTGGTCGAGGCGCCCAAGGTGGGCTCGTACGGGCAGGGTGTCACGATCTCGATGGACTCGCCGTCATCTGACGTGCGGTACTACCGCTACGGGTTCCTCACCTCGGCTACGCCGAGTTCGAAGGAGGCATCGCCTCTGAGCGAGAAGGTGAGTGTCACGCGGACTGGACACATGGGCCCGGATTGGATCACCGCCACTGCTGCAGACGTCGCGGGCAACGTGTCGACTGCGAAGCAGTTGAAGTTCAAGGTGATGGGCGCTTCGACCTCGCATCAGTGGCATCTCGATGGCAACGGCGCGGACCAAGCGCCCACGGTGCAACAGCCCACGACCCTTGCCCTGTCAGGAGCACCAACCTGGGTGAACGGCCACGACCGCGACTATGACCCTGTCGGGTCTGGGGCGACGGTGTGGGCGGCCAATGACAAGGCACTGTCGTTGAACGGGTCCTCGCAGTATGCGAAGACGAGCGGTGAGAACGCAAACGTCACCAACCCGGACAAAGGGTTCGCAATCTCCGCGTGGGTCAAGCTCGACCCTGCCGCAGCTGACACGGGCGCCTTCACAGTGGCGTCGCTCGGTCTGTCGGACACCTCGGCGAAGAAGGTTGCACTGGAATATAGGTACCAGCGCTGGAACTTTGCGGTGAGGACCGGGAGCGCCTCCAGCAACAGTTGGGTGAGCGTGACCGGCCCGACCGGGTCGATCGGGCGATACGCCGGCAAGTGGGTGCACCTGATCGGGGTCTATGAGAAGGTCCCCTCCCAGCTGCGGCTCTACATCGACGGTATCGAAGCAGCGGCTCCGGTCGCGGTGCAGG